From a region of the Agromyces ramosus genome:
- a CDS encoding TetR/AcrR family transcriptional regulator has product MTPAASPRRDARRNHERLLREARRLFAERGVDAPLDELAIRAGVGAGTVYRHFPNRDALVRELYDSGVAELHDLASDILGAETGWRSVELYLERLGAWVADQPYLPAVMQRVAELDPSHRPGAAFEEAIDGLVGRAQVEGSLRPDVTAVDLSILVDMLGSLGQYGREYLPFWRRQLTIVLDGLRARPDLTPMPVPGQRFAEFHDMSHKKGPKPAR; this is encoded by the coding sequence GTGACCCCGGCTGCTTCGCCGCGTCGCGATGCGCGACGAAACCACGAGCGCCTGCTCCGCGAGGCGCGGCGCCTGTTCGCCGAGCGCGGCGTCGATGCCCCGCTCGACGAGCTCGCGATCCGGGCCGGCGTCGGCGCGGGCACGGTGTACCGTCACTTCCCGAACCGCGACGCGCTCGTGCGCGAGCTCTACGACTCCGGCGTCGCCGAACTGCACGATCTCGCGTCCGACATCCTCGGTGCCGAGACCGGCTGGCGGTCGGTCGAGCTCTACCTCGAGCGCCTCGGCGCCTGGGTCGCCGACCAGCCCTACCTGCCCGCGGTCATGCAGCGGGTCGCCGAACTCGATCCGTCGCATCGCCCGGGCGCCGCCTTCGAGGAGGCGATCGACGGACTCGTCGGCCGTGCGCAGGTGGAGGGGTCGCTCCGCCCCGATGTCACCGCCGTCGACCTGAGCATCCTCGTCGACATGCTGGGCTCGCTCGGGCAGTACGGGCGCGAGTACCTGCCGTTCTGGCGCCGGCAGCTGACGATCGTGCTCGACGGGCTGAGGGCGCGGCCCGACCTCACGCCGATGCCCGTGCCCGGGCAGCGCTTCGCCGAGTTCCACGACATGTCGCACAAGAAGGGGCCGAAGCCCGCGCGGTGA
- the kynA gene encoding tryptophan 2,3-dioxygenase, with the protein MADGVEANTRTIEASVVTDFSDRMSYGGYLDLPTLLSAQRPISRPEHHDELLFIIQHQTTELWLKLVLHELETARDLLRADELGKALKAVARVKHIQKTLTEQWSVLATLTPAEYAQFRGVLGNASGFQSYQYRAVEFVLGNKNARMLQVFETDPAASAMLRAALETPSLYDEFLRLLARAGYPIPAAILERDVTQAWTFQPELVPVFTEIYQHTDEHWAAYETCEELVDLEDNFQLWRFRHLKTVERIIGSKTGTGGSSGATFLKRALELTFFPELYAVRTEIPG; encoded by the coding sequence GTGGCCGACGGCGTCGAAGCGAACACGCGCACCATCGAGGCATCCGTCGTCACCGATTTCAGCGATCGCATGAGCTACGGCGGCTACCTCGACCTGCCCACCCTGCTCAGCGCGCAGCGGCCGATCAGCAGGCCCGAGCACCACGACGAACTGCTGTTCATCATCCAGCACCAGACCACCGAGCTCTGGCTCAAGCTCGTGCTGCACGAGCTCGAGACCGCTCGCGACCTGCTGCGCGCCGACGAGCTCGGCAAGGCGCTCAAGGCGGTCGCCCGCGTGAAGCACATCCAGAAGACCCTGACCGAGCAGTGGTCGGTGCTCGCGACCCTGACGCCCGCCGAGTACGCGCAGTTCCGCGGGGTGCTCGGCAATGCGAGCGGATTCCAGTCGTACCAGTACCGCGCGGTCGAGTTCGTGCTCGGCAACAAGAATGCACGCATGCTGCAGGTCTTCGAGACGGATCCCGCGGCGAGCGCGATGCTCCGAGCCGCACTCGAGACGCCGAGCCTCTACGACGAGTTCCTGCGGCTCCTCGCGCGTGCCGGCTACCCGATCCCGGCGGCGATCCTCGAGCGCGACGTCACCCAGGCGTGGACGTTCCAGCCCGAGCTCGTGCCCGTCTTCACCGAGATCTACCAGCACACCGATGAGCACTGGGCCGCCTACGAGACGTGTGAAGAGCTCGTCGACCTGGAAGACAACTTCCAGCTCTGGCGGTTCCGCCACCTGAAGACCGTCGAGCGCATCATCGGCTCGAAGACCGGCACCGGCGGGTCGAGCGGCGCCACGTTCCTGAAGCGTGCGCTCGAGCTCACGTTCTTCCCCGAGCTGTACGCCGTGCGCACCGAGATCCCCGGCTGA
- a CDS encoding amidohydrolase family protein — protein MTRHDEPESPAHPHGAVLDLGPLAQPVRRSLSGDHPGEAGTMLPPLIDHHVHLMIVGREAMHDTALAGVVDLGGPLDAIAAHAGHDGLPAVAFAGSFLTARGGYPVGRPWAAEGSAREIDADTGDGRGALPSAAETAVAEQHAFGASVIKVALNSVAGPVFDRATLDTIVAAAHERGLPVVAHVEGEGMSRFAIDAGIDALAHTPFTERLDTALIARAVAAGQRWISTLFVAGHGEPTPQQEVALDNLTRFHAAGGRVLYGTDLGNGDQPLGVNPAELELLARAGLGASDLVSSITEAWPTAVGTRHDGIATFVPGPRPVALDELPAWLATARIVPVEDLEQW, from the coding sequence ATGACCCGGCACGACGAACCCGAATCGCCCGCGCACCCCCATGGCGCCGTGCTCGACCTCGGCCCGCTCGCGCAGCCGGTGCGGCGTTCGCTGAGCGGCGACCACCCTGGTGAGGCCGGCACGATGCTGCCGCCGCTCATCGATCACCACGTGCACCTCATGATCGTGGGCCGCGAGGCGATGCACGACACCGCGCTTGCGGGGGTCGTCGACCTCGGCGGGCCGCTCGACGCGATCGCGGCGCACGCAGGGCACGACGGACTGCCCGCGGTCGCGTTCGCCGGCAGCTTCCTCACCGCGCGAGGCGGCTACCCCGTCGGCCGGCCGTGGGCGGCCGAGGGCAGCGCCCGCGAGATCGACGCCGACACGGGCGACGGGCGCGGGGCGCTGCCGAGCGCCGCCGAGACGGCCGTTGCCGAGCAGCATGCGTTCGGGGCATCCGTCATCAAGGTGGCACTGAATTCCGTGGCCGGACCGGTCTTCGACCGCGCGACCCTCGACACGATCGTCGCAGCAGCCCACGAGCGGGGGCTGCCGGTCGTCGCCCACGTCGAGGGCGAGGGGATGTCGCGGTTCGCGATCGACGCCGGCATCGATGCGCTCGCGCACACGCCGTTCACCGAGCGCCTCGACACGGCCCTCATCGCCAGGGCGGTCGCCGCCGGGCAGCGTTGGATCTCGACGCTCTTCGTCGCGGGCCACGGCGAGCCGACACCCCAGCAGGAGGTCGCGCTCGACAACCTCACCCGATTCCACGCTGCGGGCGGGCGCGTGCTCTACGGCACGGACCTCGGCAACGGCGACCAGCCGCTCGGCGTGAACCCCGCCGAACTCGAGCTGCTGGCGCGGGCGGGGCTCGGGGCATCCGACCTCGTCTCCTCGATCACCGAGGCGTGGCCCACTGCCGTGGGCACCCGACACGACGGCATCGCGACGTTCGTGCCCGGCCCGCGACCCGTCGCACTCGACGAGCTGCCCGCCTGGCTCGCCACCGCCCGCATCGTGCCCGTCGAAGACCTGGAGCAATGGTGA
- a CDS encoding kynureninase, whose translation MVTLDPHHAFARRMDRADGLAHYRKRFVGAETDVVYFDGNSLGRPPMSAVERVERFLREQWGGRLIRGWDEAWLQLPTEIGDRIGRAVIEAKAGQTIIGDSTTVLLYKLARAAVDAQLARDPMRREIVVDTDNFPTDRYVLEGIARERGLELRWIRVDTTSGVTPRQLAAAVGPETALVVVSHVAYRSAYLADAPELTRIAHDAGALILWDLCHSAGSVPVRADHWGFDLAVGCTYKYLNGGPGSPAFAYVRDDLQAVLTQPIQGWWGTTDMFAMGPEYEPVPDIRRFLSGTAPIVGMLAMEETLAMIEEAGMPALRAKSVALTEFAITVAGDWLAPLGVTLASPADPADRGGHITLHHDAMREVTARLWQQDVIPDYRDPGGLRIGLSPLSTSFEEVHRGLAATRDTLKEVLMERAGLS comes from the coding sequence ATGGTGACCCTCGACCCCCATCACGCCTTCGCCCGCCGCATGGACCGCGCCGACGGGCTCGCGCACTACCGCAAGCGCTTCGTCGGAGCCGAGACCGACGTCGTCTACTTCGACGGCAACTCGCTCGGGCGTCCGCCGATGTCGGCCGTCGAACGCGTCGAGCGGTTCCTCCGCGAGCAGTGGGGCGGGCGGCTCATCCGCGGCTGGGATGAGGCCTGGCTGCAGCTGCCGACCGAGATCGGCGACCGCATCGGCCGCGCGGTGATCGAGGCGAAGGCCGGGCAGACGATCATCGGCGACTCGACGACCGTCCTGCTCTACAAGCTCGCGCGAGCCGCCGTCGACGCGCAACTCGCACGCGACCCCATGCGGCGCGAGATCGTGGTCGACACCGACAACTTCCCGACCGACCGCTACGTGCTCGAGGGCATCGCCCGCGAGCGGGGCCTGGAGTTGCGCTGGATCAGGGTCGACACGACCTCGGGCGTCACACCGCGCCAGCTCGCCGCCGCCGTCGGCCCCGAGACGGCCCTCGTGGTCGTCTCGCACGTCGCCTACCGTTCGGCCTACCTCGCGGATGCCCCCGAGCTCACGCGAATCGCCCACGATGCCGGCGCGCTCATCCTCTGGGACCTCTGCCACTCGGCGGGCTCCGTGCCGGTGCGAGCCGACCACTGGGGTTTCGACCTCGCCGTCGGATGCACCTACAAGTACCTGAACGGCGGCCCGGGCTCCCCCGCGTTCGCCTACGTTCGCGACGACCTCCAGGCCGTGCTCACCCAGCCGATCCAGGGCTGGTGGGGCACGACCGACATGTTCGCGATGGGCCCGGAGTACGAGCCGGTCCCAGACATCCGCCGATTCCTCTCGGGCACCGCGCCGATCGTCGGCATGCTCGCGATGGAGGAGACGCTCGCGATGATCGAGGAGGCCGGGATGCCGGCACTCCGCGCGAAATCGGTCGCGCTCACGGAGTTCGCCATCACGGTCGCGGGCGACTGGCTCGCACCGCTCGGCGTGACGCTCGCGTCACCGGCCGACCCCGCCGACCGCGGCGGCCACATCACCCTGCACCACGACGCCATGCGGGAGGTCACCGCGCGGCTCTGGCAGCAGGACGTGATTCCCGACTACCGCGATCCGGGCGGCCTGCGCATCGGCCTCTCGCCGCTCTCGACGAGCTTCGAGGAGGTGCATCGCGGGCTCGCCGCGACGCGCGACACCTTGAAGGAAGTGCTCATGGAACGGGCGGGGCTCAGCTGA
- the purQ gene encoding phosphoribosylformylglycinamidine synthase subunit PurQ, with product MRIGVITFPGSLDDRDAQRAVRIAGGEPVALWHGSHDLEGVDALILPGGFSYGDYLRCGAIASLSPIMSEVADAANRGMPVLGICNGFQMLTEAGLLEGGLIRNDHGSFICRDQVLRVENTSTDWTGEFSAGDEITIPLKNGEGGFIASDETLDRLEGEGRVVFRYVDVNPNGSLRDIAGISNARGNVVGLMPHPEHAVEPGFGPDTAVAMRSGVDGLGFFTSVIRRALVEA from the coding sequence ATGCGCATCGGCGTCATCACCTTTCCCGGCTCGCTCGACGACCGCGACGCCCAGCGGGCCGTGCGCATCGCCGGCGGCGAACCGGTCGCACTCTGGCACGGCTCGCACGACCTCGAGGGCGTCGACGCGCTGATCCTGCCTGGCGGCTTCAGCTACGGCGACTACCTGCGCTGCGGCGCCATCGCGTCGCTCAGCCCCATCATGAGCGAGGTCGCGGATGCCGCGAACCGGGGCATGCCCGTGCTCGGCATCTGCAACGGCTTCCAGATGCTCACCGAGGCGGGCCTGCTCGAGGGCGGACTCATCCGCAACGATCACGGATCGTTCATCTGCCGCGACCAGGTGCTTCGCGTCGAGAACACGTCGACCGATTGGACGGGCGAGTTCTCCGCGGGCGACGAGATCACCATCCCGCTCAAGAACGGCGAGGGCGGTTTCATCGCCTCCGACGAGACGCTCGACCGGCTCGAGGGCGAGGGTCGCGTGGTGTTCCGCTACGTCGACGTGAACCCCAACGGGTCGCTCCGCGACATCGCGGGCATCTCGAACGCGCGCGGCAACGTGGTCGGCCTCATGCCGCACCCCGAGCACGCGGTCGAGCCGGGCTTCGGCCCCGACACGGCGGTCGCCATGCGCTCGGGCGTCGACGGGCTCGGCTTCTTCACGTCGGTCATTCGCCGGGCGCTCGTCGAGGCGTAG
- a CDS encoding family 78 glycoside hydrolase catalytic domain gives MLSNFRSAAVGVVIAGTVFASVISTPPAPALAAAAQSAPVGVGVLETNSAVNPIGIPLETPKLSWQLTSDARGTVQGAYQVRVATSEGGLSAPDVWDSGKVESDASVEVPYGGPDLEGATAYAWQVRVWDGEGQASDWSAPASFETALASVDDWDGADWIGADTSIPTAWTDYTMTFDASKISGSLGVYFRGRDGGNAYMWQLSQSERSLRPHVKTNGGYSVLTPTAFPAGFDFAAEHEYSITVDGRTIVTRVDGAVLDTRTVATHNAPGLVGFRTSGAETGTVSEVKVTAESGDVLLATTFASGDRTFTAGTVQGGNLVVAGDTDAWYAFGSAVPVLRTEFEVDREVESARIYAAARGLYELQLNGEPVGDQQLAPGWTDYRTRILYQTYDVTGQVADGENALGAEIADGWYAGRVAMFGDSIYGSDTSLIAQLRIRYTDGTEQVVATDDGWRTTNGPTTSADLLDGEAYDARRADALGAWSEPGYDDGEWADVVERPTATAKLQPQIDPPVRVTEELDATVLPSPAAGVHVYDLGQNMVGHARVTLTGETGDTVRIRVAEVLNPDGTLYTANFRSAKATDYYTFGADGTATWEPKFTFHGFRYVEITGVDEAPPAEAITGVVVGTDNTPTASLETSSALVNQLQSNIVWGQRGNFLSIPTDTPARDERMGWTGDINVFSNTANVNMDSQLFLTKWLQDLRDTQGADGSFPGVAPIIPGRFDGGYGRAGWADAGVHVPYSIWQAYGDTQVLLDSYDSMKRYVDYLDATAPGHIRNVGGYNDWLNLDDDTPATVIDTAFLAKGTREFAEMAQALGRDDDAQVYFERYEAIKAAFGAAFVGADGTVRGDSQTAYILTIMNDLIPAGLEDQVAAQFVETLERRGNHLSTGFLGVDGLLPALTAIGRTDIAYILLQNTDYPSWGYEIGKGATTIWERWNSIMPDGTFGPVEMNSFNHYAYGAVGEWMYRTMAGVSALEPGYRKALIAPQAGAGIDWVDFSLDTPYGTVASSWRADASGAMRLDVTVPPNTTAEVRIPTSSRWGITEGGIPAESVPGIEFSSFADGVAVFTVGSGEYAFAQDQTLGRIGDARDAASAFGDQVAALTDGGALSAEQSEALTEFAGKFADRAGKTWDAFTDDKGGRDRDLRTAGAAHQALSTIQSITAWLDREVERGVLAGATADVLRAILEPAAANLSVVSATLVGAAASLATPTDAVFPGDVARVAVVLVVSGEKKLSKVEAEVSSSDGWTVTALPRQGKAAFTPGSTTEFAFDVAVPADAEPGRYDLTGSLTYRYGGTEVTLPLSAELAVSAPVAVQSVSIEPAAAHPGDVVVLAVDLVNRTDDERSGAVQVTGPDGWEQAEVPFTLAAGASGRPTVEVTVPYTVTAGDVSLTAAVGSADEERGEASLSVGLSSAPAVVVDHVDLGLAASERSHRLTASEHSGTSAEAGLTRRYTHTSFPGGWFEFDVAVPSGEPFVVRAVETFDGARAKTYDVSADGVTVLEQRYTRTAGGTGTMTYQFLVDDAAITADGTVRLRFQDVDGGYDPSIADVWILPVATGLDAAQNLLAGSAATARTSLQAAPGWGTANLVDGKRESLAGGAKGYTSNPPDRSQTGADQWVAFDLGASKPLNTVVIYPRTATADDTAGDGTDGAHFPKAFAVQVSDDGTTWTTVRQVTGQPDPGPRPQTYTFDTTPARYLRVQVAELGRPTAEEGRIGFYRLQLAEVQAFALG, from the coding sequence GTGCTTTCGAACTTCCGCAGTGCAGCGGTCGGCGTGGTCATCGCCGGCACGGTCTTCGCTTCCGTCATCTCGACCCCTCCGGCTCCAGCCCTCGCGGCGGCGGCTCAATCGGCCCCGGTCGGCGTCGGCGTGCTCGAGACGAACTCGGCCGTCAACCCGATCGGCATCCCGCTGGAGACGCCGAAGCTGAGCTGGCAGCTCACCTCCGACGCCCGTGGCACGGTGCAGGGCGCCTACCAGGTGCGCGTTGCGACGAGCGAGGGCGGATTGTCCGCCCCCGACGTCTGGGACAGCGGCAAGGTCGAGTCGGATGCCTCGGTCGAGGTGCCCTACGGCGGCCCCGACCTCGAGGGAGCCACCGCCTACGCTTGGCAGGTCCGCGTGTGGGACGGCGAGGGACAGGCGTCCGACTGGAGCGCCCCGGCGAGCTTCGAGACGGCACTCGCCTCGGTCGACGACTGGGACGGCGCCGACTGGATCGGCGCCGACACGTCGATCCCGACAGCATGGACCGATTACACGATGACCTTCGACGCCTCGAAGATCTCCGGCTCGCTCGGCGTGTACTTCCGGGGGCGTGACGGCGGCAACGCCTACATGTGGCAGCTCAGCCAGAGCGAGCGATCGCTGCGCCCGCACGTGAAGACGAACGGCGGCTACTCGGTGCTCACCCCGACGGCGTTCCCCGCGGGATTCGACTTCGCGGCCGAGCACGAGTACTCCATCACGGTCGACGGCAGGACGATCGTGACGAGGGTCGACGGCGCGGTGCTCGACACCCGCACGGTCGCCACGCATAACGCGCCCGGGCTCGTCGGCTTCCGCACGAGCGGCGCCGAGACGGGCACCGTCTCCGAGGTGAAGGTGACGGCTGAGTCGGGTGACGTGCTGCTCGCCACGACCTTCGCCTCGGGCGACCGCACCTTCACGGCGGGAACGGTGCAGGGCGGCAACCTCGTCGTGGCCGGCGACACCGACGCATGGTACGCGTTCGGCTCGGCGGTGCCGGTGCTCCGCACCGAGTTCGAGGTCGACAGGGAGGTCGAGTCGGCGCGCATCTACGCCGCGGCGCGCGGCCTCTACGAGCTGCAGCTCAACGGCGAGCCGGTCGGCGACCAGCAGCTCGCACCTGGATGGACCGACTACCGCACGCGCATCCTGTACCAGACGTACGACGTCACCGGGCAGGTGGCCGACGGCGAGAACGCGCTCGGCGCGGAGATCGCCGACGGTTGGTACGCCGGACGCGTCGCGATGTTCGGCGACTCGATCTACGGCAGCGACACCTCGCTGATCGCGCAGCTCCGCATCCGGTACACCGACGGCACGGAGCAGGTCGTCGCGACCGACGACGGCTGGCGCACCACGAACGGGCCGACCACGTCCGCCGACCTGCTCGACGGCGAGGCGTACGACGCGCGACGCGCGGACGCCCTCGGCGCGTGGTCGGAGCCCGGCTACGACGACGGTGAATGGGCCGACGTCGTCGAGCGTCCCACCGCCACCGCGAAACTCCAACCGCAGATCGACCCGCCGGTGCGCGTCACCGAGGAGCTCGACGCGACGGTGCTGCCGAGCCCGGCCGCGGGAGTACACGTCTACGACCTCGGACAGAACATGGTCGGCCACGCCCGGGTCACGCTCACCGGGGAGACCGGCGACACCGTGCGCATCCGCGTCGCGGAGGTGCTGAACCCCGACGGCACGCTGTACACGGCGAACTTCCGCAGCGCGAAGGCGACCGATTACTACACCTTCGGCGCCGACGGCACGGCGACGTGGGAGCCGAAGTTCACCTTCCACGGCTTCCGCTACGTCGAGATCACCGGGGTCGACGAGGCCCCGCCGGCCGAAGCGATCACGGGTGTCGTCGTCGGCACCGACAACACGCCGACCGCCTCGCTCGAGACGTCATCGGCACTCGTGAACCAGCTCCAGAGCAACATCGTCTGGGGCCAGCGCGGCAACTTCCTCTCCATCCCGACCGACACGCCCGCGCGTGACGAGCGCATGGGCTGGACGGGCGACATCAACGTCTTCTCCAATACGGCGAACGTCAACATGGACTCGCAGTTGTTCCTGACGAAGTGGCTGCAGGACCTGCGCGACACGCAGGGTGCCGACGGCTCGTTCCCTGGTGTCGCACCCATCATCCCCGGCAGGTTCGACGGCGGGTACGGTCGCGCCGGATGGGCCGACGCGGGCGTGCACGTGCCGTACTCGATCTGGCAGGCCTACGGCGACACCCAGGTGCTGCTCGACAGCTACGACTCGATGAAGCGGTACGTCGACTACCTCGACGCCACGGCCCCCGGCCACATCCGCAACGTCGGCGGCTACAACGACTGGTTGAACCTCGATGACGACACCCCGGCGACGGTGATCGACACGGCGTTCCTCGCCAAGGGCACGCGGGAGTTCGCGGAGATGGCGCAGGCGCTCGGTCGCGACGACGACGCTCAGGTGTACTTCGAGCGGTACGAGGCGATCAAGGCGGCGTTCGGCGCGGCATTCGTCGGCGCCGACGGCACGGTGCGCGGCGACTCCCAGACGGCGTACATCCTCACGATCATGAACGACCTCATCCCCGCCGGTCTCGAGGACCAGGTCGCGGCGCAATTCGTCGAGACGCTCGAGCGTCGCGGCAACCACCTGTCGACGGGCTTCCTCGGCGTCGACGGCCTGCTTCCGGCATTGACCGCGATCGGACGGACCGATATCGCGTACATCCTGCTGCAGAACACCGACTACCCGTCGTGGGGATACGAGATCGGCAAGGGGGCGACCACCATCTGGGAGCGCTGGAACTCGATCATGCCCGACGGCACCTTCGGTCCGGTCGAGATGAACTCCTTCAACCACTACGCCTACGGCGCAGTGGGCGAGTGGATGTACCGCACCATGGCCGGCGTCTCCGCACTCGAGCCGGGCTACCGCAAGGCGCTCATCGCACCGCAGGCCGGCGCGGGCATCGACTGGGTCGACTTCTCGCTCGACACGCCCTACGGAACGGTCGCCTCGTCCTGGCGAGCGGATGCCTCGGGCGCGATGCGACTCGACGTGACGGTGCCGCCGAACACGACCGCCGAGGTGCGCATTCCGACGTCGAGTCGTTGGGGGATCACCGAGGGCGGCATCCCCGCGGAGTCCGTGCCGGGCATCGAGTTCTCGAGCTTCGCCGATGGCGTGGCCGTGTTCACGGTGGGCTCGGGCGAGTACGCATTCGCACAGGACCAGACGCTCGGACGCATCGGAGACGCACGCGATGCGGCATCCGCGTTCGGCGACCAGGTGGCCGCACTGACGGACGGCGGAGCCCTCTCCGCCGAGCAGTCCGAGGCGCTCACCGAGTTCGCCGGCAAGTTCGCCGATCGGGCCGGCAAGACGTGGGACGCGTTCACCGACGACAAGGGCGGTCGCGACCGCGACCTGCGAACGGCGGGTGCCGCACACCAGGCCCTGAGCACGATCCAGTCGATCACCGCCTGGCTGGACCGTGAGGTCGAGCGCGGGGTGCTCGCGGGAGCGACCGCCGACGTGCTTCGCGCGATCCTCGAGCCCGCCGCTGCGAATCTCTCGGTGGTGTCGGCGACGCTCGTCGGCGCCGCGGCGTCGCTCGCGACACCGACCGATGCCGTCTTCCCGGGCGACGTGGCCCGCGTGGCCGTCGTCCTCGTGGTCAGCGGCGAGAAGAAGCTGAGCAAGGTCGAGGCCGAGGTGAGCTCCAGCGACGGGTGGACGGTCACCGCCCTTCCGCGGCAGGGGAAGGCGGCGTTCACGCCCGGCTCGACGACCGAGTTCGCCTTCGATGTCGCAGTCCCCGCGGACGCGGAGCCCGGCCGATACGATCTCACCGGGTCGCTCACCTACCGCTACGGCGGCACGGAGGTCACCCTTCCGCTGAGTGCCGAGCTCGCGGTGTCCGCGCCTGTGGCGGTGCAGTCCGTGTCGATCGAGCCGGCCGCGGCGCACCCCGGCGATGTCGTCGTGCTCGCGGTCGACCTCGTCAACCGCACTGACGACGAGCGTTCGGGCGCGGTGCAGGTGACCGGGCCCGACGGATGGGAGCAGGCGGAGGTTCCGTTCACGCTCGCCGCCGGGGCATCCGGTCGGCCGACCGTCGAGGTCACGGTTCCCTACACCGTCACCGCCGGCGACGTCAGCCTCACGGCCGCGGTCGGCTCCGCCGACGAGGAACGCGGCGAAGCCTCGCTCTCGGTCGGCCTCTCGAGTGCTCCGGCGGTCGTCGTCGATCACGTCGACCTGGGGCTCGCCGCCTCGGAGCGGTCGCACCGGCTGACGGCATCCGAGCACTCGGGCACCTCGGCCGAGGCCGGGCTCACCCGGCGGTACACCCACACGTCCTTCCCGGGCGGCTGGTTCGAGTTCGACGTCGCCGTTCCCTCCGGCGAGCCGTTCGTGGTGCGCGCGGTCGAGACGTTCGACGGGGCGCGGGCGAAGACCTACGACGTCTCGGCCGACGGCGTCACGGTGCTCGAGCAGCGCTACACGCGCACGGCAGGCGGCACCGGCACGATGACGTACCAGTTCCTGGTCGACGACGCGGCGATCACGGCCGACGGCACGGTGCGACTCCGATTCCAGGACGTCGACGGCGGGTACGACCCGTCGATCGCCGACGTGTGGATCCTCCCCGTCGCGACGGGACTCGACGCGGCGCAGAACCTGCTCGCCGGGTCGGCCGCGACGGCGCGGACGAGCCTGCAGGCCGCGCCCGGCTGGGGCACCGCCAACCTGGTCGACGGCAAGCGCGAGAGCCTCGCCGGAGGAGCGAAGGGCTACACGTCGAACCCGCCCGACCGATCGCAGACCGGCGCCGACCAGTGGGTCGCGTTCGATCTCGGCGCCTCGAAGCCGCTGAACACGGTCGTGATCTATCCGAGGACCGCGACCGCCGACGACACGGCCGGCGACGGCACCGACGGCGCCCACTTCCCGAAGGCGTTCGCCGTGCAGGTGAGTGACGACGGCACGACGTGGACGACGGTGCGCCAGGTGACCGGTCAGCCCGACCCGGGACCTCGCCCGCAGACCTACACGTTCGACACGACGCCGGCGCGGTACCTGCGCGTGCAGGTCGCCGAGCTCGGCCGGCCGACGGCGGAGGAGGGCCGCATCGGGTTCTACCGACTGCAGCTCGCCGAGGTCCAGGCCTTCGCGCTCGGGTAG
- a CDS encoding tetratricopeptide repeat protein, with product MTEPTPEPLTPELEATIAEIFGRRDREHMQPTIDEFLALLAEHPRQPEVLYEVGGSYDTAGEEQTALGYYEAAMAAGLSGDPLRRCLLQYGSTLRLLGRLEESLAALDRARAEYPDSASVRAFHALGLHAAGRSDAAVGELLALVADGMRIPDVLRYEAALRGNAAYLMQLDAEQPID from the coding sequence GTGACCGAACCGACCCCCGAACCACTCACCCCCGAGCTCGAGGCGACGATCGCCGAGATCTTCGGACGGCGCGACCGCGAGCACATGCAGCCGACGATCGACGAGTTCCTCGCCCTGCTCGCGGAGCACCCCCGACAGCCCGAGGTGCTCTACGAGGTCGGCGGGTCCTACGACACCGCCGGCGAGGAGCAGACGGCGCTCGGGTACTACGAAGCCGCGATGGCGGCGGGACTCTCGGGCGACCCGCTGCGGCGGTGCCTGCTGCAGTACGGAAGCACGCTGCGCCTTCTCGGACGCCTCGAGGAGTCGCTCGCCGCGCTCGACCGGGCACGCGCCGAGTATCCCGACTCGGCCTCGGTACGCGCGTTCCACGCACTCGGCCTGCACGCCGCCGGCCGCAGCGACGCCGCCGTGGGCGAGCTGCTCGCGCTCGTCGCCGACGGCATGCGGATTCCCGACGTGCTGCGCTACGAGGCCGCGCTGCGCGGCAACGCCGCCTACCTCATGCAGCTCGACGCCGAGCAACCGATCGACTGA